One window from the genome of Candidatus Korarchaeum sp. encodes:
- a CDS encoding APC family permease codes for MGGVGKGSFKRDEVSLKREVGLFGAFSMGYADVGADIYMAMGIVFLFSAGAAPLSFLIAAIAYITVCFAYAELSSTYPLAGGAQIFAARGLGDHMGFLAGWFLILSYIVDITLFALSSSGYLSFLFPFIRKISIEVGPLYLNGLILMTIILIGFLILINIIGIRESAVFTEVLVAIDLIVESFILGAGLFLILQDPSKLLSNLGEFGAPGVHEDVSYIPGLDLNFQNFLYGTTLAMSSFVGIESIAQASEEIKRPYKWIPIATKLSAVSVLIFAIGISIAALGTAGWEAPAVHREMSMAIIMRSVPIIGSYASILVAFTGFVITLASSNTGVIGVSRVIYSMGKFRLMPGNLSTVNKRFRTPVRAIIFSGIVAILMSFLGELERIADVYAVAGLLSYLLVHLSLPRLRKIDRDAYRPWRAPGDLKIGGREINLVATIGLLSVGSLLSIVILLHKIGRSLALLWLLIGILTYVSYRKSAGLPVLGRVSADEMRPAEYRRSVIAFIRPYEDEDVAEDITHALKGRYKVHLTSIIDPEGLSSEEIEEERMNAQRILNRIASKLRGMGLEVTYRIEFGEPREVAISFAEADIYDFILVIIGRGTRKLEEPGLARLLMEKFPGKVIAVRR; via the coding sequence GTGGGTGGGGTGGGAAAGGGATCATTTAAACGGGATGAGGTCTCACTCAAGAGGGAAGTTGGGCTCTTCGGCGCTTTCTCCATGGGTTACGCTGATGTAGGTGCCGATATATACATGGCTATGGGCATAGTATTCCTGTTCTCGGCGGGGGCAGCTCCTCTCTCATTCCTCATAGCAGCTATAGCTTACATAACGGTCTGCTTCGCATATGCCGAGCTCAGCTCCACGTACCCTCTAGCCGGGGGGGCCCAGATATTCGCCGCTAGAGGATTAGGGGATCATATGGGCTTCCTAGCTGGATGGTTCCTCATACTGAGCTATATCGTTGATATAACGCTCTTCGCCCTCTCATCTTCAGGCTATCTATCCTTCCTCTTCCCCTTCATAAGGAAGATCTCCATTGAGGTGGGTCCCCTCTACTTAAACGGGCTGATCTTAATGACCATAATCCTGATAGGCTTCCTGATCCTCATCAACATAATAGGCATAAGGGAGTCCGCGGTCTTCACGGAGGTCCTAGTGGCTATAGACCTCATTGTCGAGTCCTTCATACTCGGAGCCGGCCTCTTCCTAATATTGCAAGATCCATCGAAGCTTTTAAGTAACTTAGGCGAGTTCGGAGCTCCGGGCGTCCATGAGGACGTCTCATATATACCTGGGCTCGATTTGAATTTCCAAAACTTCCTATATGGGACTACTCTCGCTATGAGCTCATTCGTGGGGATAGAGTCGATAGCTCAAGCATCGGAGGAGATAAAGAGGCCATATAAGTGGATTCCCATAGCTACGAAGCTATCAGCAGTTTCAGTCCTCATATTCGCGATAGGGATCTCTATAGCAGCCCTAGGGACAGCTGGCTGGGAGGCGCCCGCAGTACATAGGGAGATGTCCATGGCAATCATAATGAGATCCGTCCCTATAATAGGTAGCTACGCCTCTATCCTCGTGGCATTCACTGGCTTCGTGATAACGCTCGCTTCCTCAAATACAGGTGTGATAGGGGTATCTAGAGTAATTTACTCCATGGGAAAATTCAGGCTCATGCCGGGGAATCTTTCAACAGTTAACAAGAGGTTCAGAACCCCTGTAAGGGCTATAATCTTCTCGGGGATCGTAGCAATTTTAATGAGCTTCCTTGGGGAGCTGGAGAGGATAGCAGATGTCTATGCCGTAGCTGGTCTCCTCTCATATCTCTTAGTCCACCTCTCCCTTCCTAGATTGAGGAAGATAGATAGAGATGCTTACAGGCCTTGGAGGGCTCCTGGGGACCTTAAGATAGGGGGGAGGGAGATTAATTTAGTGGCGACGATAGGTCTCCTTTCAGTCGGTTCCCTCCTCAGCATAGTGATCTTACTGCATAAGATCGGTAGATCCCTAGCTCTCCTCTGGCTCCTCATAGGCATCCTAACTTACGTTAGCTACAGGAAGTCAGCGGGCTTACCTGTCCTGGGGAGGGTGTCAGCTGATGAGATGAGACCTGCTGAGTATAGGAGGAGCGTTATAGCATTCATAAGGCCTTATGAGGATGAAGATGTCGCTGAGGATATAACGCACGCTCTTAAGGGTAGATATAAAGTCCATCTCACATCGATAATAGATCCAGAGGGGCTGAGCTCGGAGGAGATAGAGGAGGAGAGGATGAACGCTCAGAGGATACTGAACAGGATAGCATCCAAGCTCAGGGGGATGGGCCTCGAGGTGACCTATAGGATCGAGTTCGGTGAGCCGAGGGAAGTCGCGATTTCCTTCGCTGAAGCTGATATTTATGATTTCATCCTCGTGATAATAGGCAGGGGCACCAGGAAGCTCGAGGAACCGGGATTGGCCAGGCTCCTGATGGAGAAGTTCCCGGGTAAGGTCATAGCGGTGAGGAGATGA
- a CDS encoding carotenoid biosynthesis protein, with translation MGRVAEASILLLSLSYIFNAILGRIGARGIADLSMLILFSLSILLMSTRVRRIILLPILGSFLGFISEFISLRYSFPFGSYRYLAFEGFTLQGVPIPVIIAWGVYVYTCYLASLSISRRMSMITASSLMVLLDMALDPVMVERGFWVWEAGGEWFGVPLTNYLGWFLVSSISLILYNLAGEEPPEVGSTSYIPYVSGFLPILSMSGASSWLPSYISISIALILPIVRAIK, from the coding sequence ATGGGGAGGGTCGCTGAGGCCTCAATCCTCCTCCTCTCGCTCAGTTATATATTCAACGCGATCCTAGGGAGAATCGGAGCGAGAGGAATCGCTGACCTCTCGATGTTAATACTATTTTCCCTATCCATATTGCTCATGAGCACTAGAGTGAGGAGGATAATCCTCCTCCCGATACTCGGATCCTTCCTAGGATTTATCTCCGAGTTCATAAGCTTGAGATATTCCTTTCCCTTCGGGAGTTATCGCTATTTGGCCTTCGAGGGCTTCACTCTCCAAGGGGTCCCCATACCGGTCATAATAGCCTGGGGCGTTTACGTCTACACTTGCTACTTAGCTTCCCTCTCTATCTCGAGGAGGATGAGCATGATAACTGCTTCCTCGCTGATGGTCCTCCTGGATATGGCTTTAGATCCAGTGATGGTTGAGAGAGGCTTCTGGGTGTGGGAGGCAGGGGGAGAGTGGTTCGGAGTACCGCTGACCAATTACTTAGGCTGGTTCCTGGTCTCATCTATCTCACTGATCCTCTATAATTTGGCTGGGGAGGAGCCCCCGGAGGTAGGGTCCACATCCTATATACCATACGTGAGCGGCTTCCTCCCCATACTCTCGATGTCAGGAGCGAGCTCGTGGCTCCCCTCATATATATCTATCTCGATAGCCCTGATACTGCCGATAGTGAGGGCGATAAAGTGA
- a CDS encoding aspartate aminotransferase family protein, whose product MQEDMLRRLDSSLMTNLFKTHRIVVKKAKGIYVEDVDGKRYMDFMTVITTAYLGHNPDYLVEAIKEAAENLIAGGSYVYYSEYLLRASEKLLSLFPRELNRVAFKPGGGEAVELALKLAKKFTKRQEVLLTMGSYHGRTSGTLTFHGSRKKEFAPLIPGMSYVPYPYCYRCPVKADSCESCSDSILQLIDYYLKFSGNRDYAALIIEPIQGVGGIIYPEDGFFPKLASILRENNSLLIFDEIQTGMGRTGTTWRFEALNVVPDIVVVAKGMTGGLPLAAVVTREEIAASMEPGDEHSTYAAPPLVMAAADATLSYFIENKEAILRNVREVGDYALKLLNELKERRKFVGDVRGKGLMLGIELVKDKESKKPAREETAQLCFDKALKRGLLLATSGWYGNVVRFAPPLTVSKEEVERAVQIIDESLGEIEG is encoded by the coding sequence ATGCAGGAGGACATGTTGAGGAGATTGGATTCCTCTCTCATGACGAACTTATTTAAGACGCATAGGATCGTGGTAAAAAAGGCGAAAGGCATTTATGTGGAGGACGTTGATGGGAAAAGATATATGGATTTCATGACAGTGATAACCACAGCTTATCTAGGCCATAACCCGGATTACCTCGTTGAAGCGATAAAGGAAGCAGCTGAGAACCTCATAGCGGGGGGCTCCTACGTCTACTACTCCGAGTACTTACTTAGGGCATCCGAGAAGCTCCTCTCCCTCTTCCCGAGGGAGCTAAATAGAGTGGCATTCAAGCCCGGAGGAGGTGAAGCAGTAGAGCTTGCTTTGAAGCTCGCTAAGAAGTTCACGAAGAGGCAGGAAGTTTTATTGACAATGGGATCCTACCACGGGAGGACCTCGGGGACTCTAACATTCCATGGATCTAGGAAGAAGGAGTTCGCCCCATTAATCCCTGGAATGAGCTATGTACCGTATCCTTACTGCTATAGATGTCCAGTGAAGGCAGATAGTTGCGAGAGCTGCTCTGATTCCATCTTACAATTGATAGATTACTATCTGAAGTTCTCAGGGAATAGGGATTATGCAGCTCTCATAATAGAGCCAATACAGGGAGTTGGTGGGATAATCTACCCTGAGGATGGCTTCTTTCCTAAACTGGCCTCTATACTGAGGGAGAACAACTCCCTCCTGATATTCGATGAGATACAGACCGGGATGGGGAGGACCGGAACTACTTGGAGGTTCGAGGCCCTTAACGTAGTCCCAGATATAGTCGTAGTGGCGAAGGGGATGACTGGGGGCCTGCCTTTAGCTGCTGTGGTGACGAGAGAGGAGATAGCAGCTTCTATGGAGCCCGGGGATGAGCACTCTACTTATGCAGCTCCACCATTAGTTATGGCTGCGGCAGATGCTACTCTATCATATTTCATCGAGAATAAGGAAGCTATACTCAGGAACGTGAGGGAAGTCGGTGACTACGCTCTTAAGCTCCTCAATGAGCTGAAAGAGAGGAGGAAATTTGTTGGGGATGTTAGGGGGAAGGGACTCATGCTGGGAATAGAATTGGTCAAGGATAAGGAGAGCAAAAAGCCAGCTAGGGAGGAGACAGCTCAGCTCTGCTTCGATAAAGCTCTGAAGAGGGGATTATTACTCGCGACTAGCGGTTGGTATGGGAACGTCGTGAGGTTCGCGCCCCCTCTCACCGTGAGCAAGGAGGAGGTCGAGAGGGCCGTCCAGATAATAGATGAGAGCTTGGGGGAGATAGAGGGTTGA
- a CDS encoding winged helix-turn-helix domain-containing protein produces the protein MGVKDKILEELKSGPKSVEELVKATGAKAGVVKGQLTRLEKAGKVEKTGDGKYKLK, from the coding sequence ATGGGTGTGAAGGACAAGATACTGGAGGAGTTGAAGTCCGGCCCTAAGTCCGTAGAGGAGTTAGTTAAGGCTACGGGAGCTAAGGCGGGCGTAGTGAAGGGTCAATTGACGAGATTGGAGAAAGCGGGGAAAGTAGAGAAGACAGGGGATGGGAAGTACAAACTGAAATGA
- a CDS encoding ABC transporter ATP-binding protein codes for MIEVRKLSVNLGDFSLEDIDLSVGDGEYLVIMGPTGAGKTLLLQTILGFIEPEEGKIIVDGRDVTKLPPEMRNLSYVPQEYALFPHMSVFDNIAFGLKVRGKSSSEVRERVGEISEILRISHLLERKPITLSGGERQRVALARALVIEPKAVLMDEPLSAIHRSLREELQAFLKEIHSKLGFTAIHVTHDHLEASYLGDRIALIVGGRIIKVGSLEELREDPGASEFMGPENILRGRAERRENFTVIRVNGIDLISAYESEGDVLVIVRPEDIFIHPLGELPKTSARNLLEAEVIAVKYRPPVYEVSLEASGVKLRSFLTKQALEELDVREGRRVLISMKASALKILPYMGRF; via the coding sequence ATGATAGAGGTTCGAAAGCTAAGCGTCAATCTGGGAGATTTCTCTCTCGAGGATATTGATCTGAGCGTGGGAGATGGCGAGTACTTAGTGATAATGGGGCCCACGGGCGCGGGGAAGACCCTCCTCCTTCAGACGATATTGGGATTCATAGAGCCTGAAGAGGGGAAAATAATAGTTGATGGGAGGGATGTGACGAAGCTCCCGCCTGAGATGAGGAATTTAAGTTACGTACCTCAGGAATATGCCCTATTCCCCCACATGAGCGTTTTCGATAACATAGCATTCGGTCTCAAGGTGAGGGGGAAGAGCTCATCGGAAGTGAGGGAGAGGGTCGGGGAGATATCTGAGATACTGAGGATATCGCACCTCCTCGAGAGGAAGCCAATCACTCTGAGTGGGGGGGAGAGGCAGAGGGTAGCTCTAGCCAGAGCTCTAGTAATAGAACCAAAAGCGGTTCTGATGGACGAGCCCCTCTCAGCAATCCACAGGAGCTTGAGGGAGGAGCTTCAAGCATTCCTCAAGGAGATACATTCTAAGCTAGGTTTCACAGCTATTCACGTGACCCACGATCATCTGGAAGCTAGCTATCTGGGGGATAGGATAGCGCTTATCGTGGGGGGCAGGATCATCAAGGTCGGGAGTTTGGAGGAGCTCAGGGAGGATCCGGGGGCATCCGAATTCATGGGGCCGGAGAACATACTGAGGGGGAGGGCTGAGAGGAGGGAGAATTTTACAGTTATAAGGGTGAATGGTATCGATCTGATCTCAGCTTACGAGTCGGAGGGAGATGTTCTAGTGATCGTGAGGCCCGAGGATATATTCATACACCCCTTGGGCGAGCTCCCGAAGACGAGCGCGAGGAACTTACTCGAGGCAGAAGTGATAGCTGTGAAATATAGGCCTCCCGTGTACGAAGTCTCCCTGGAAGCCTCCGGAGTCAAGCTCAGGTCCTTCCTGACGAAGCAAGCGTTGGAGGAGCTTGACGTGAGAGAGGGGAGGAGGGTTTTGATATCTATGAAGGCATCTGCTCTAAAAATTTTACCATATATGGGAAGATTTTGA
- a CDS encoding ABC transporter permease, translating into MRLNLLKAFSIFGAFLILFLLIPIISFIIWTDPKDVARYGLDDTALEALMIGVSASLLSTSLLLISGIPLSYFLSRREFRGKGLLKAIIDLPLVIPHGVAGIMLLMAYNSRAPVGLLLSKAGITIEDSFYGIVATMAFVSAPIMIGSLIEGFNSIDLNLEYVARSLGASEWRTFIEVTLPLSLRFIITGSLLSWGRGISEVGAILIVAYYPRSINVLIMDRFWTHGLRAASATALPLFLMSVAIFIIVRYPWRGRR; encoded by the coding sequence ATGAGGCTCAACCTTTTAAAAGCTTTCAGCATATTTGGAGCATTTCTGATCCTCTTTTTACTCATACCGATTATTTCCTTCATTATTTGGACAGATCCTAAAGATGTTGCGAGGTACGGGCTAGATGATACGGCACTGGAAGCTCTGATGATAGGGGTGTCGGCCTCCCTCCTCTCCACCTCACTCCTCCTCATCTCCGGCATCCCTCTATCTTACTTCCTCTCCAGGAGGGAATTCCGCGGGAAGGGATTGCTAAAAGCCATCATAGATCTGCCGCTAGTTATCCCGCATGGAGTTGCAGGTATAATGCTCCTGATGGCGTATAACTCGAGAGCCCCCGTGGGGCTCCTCCTCTCTAAAGCCGGCATAACGATCGAGGACAGCTTCTACGGTATAGTGGCTACTATGGCCTTCGTATCCGCTCCCATCATGATAGGCAGCTTGATAGAGGGCTTCAACTCCATAGATTTGAATCTGGAATATGTCGCTAGGAGCTTGGGGGCTTCTGAGTGGAGGACCTTCATTGAGGTGACCCTCCCCCTCTCCCTCCGCTTCATAATCACTGGCTCCCTGCTCTCCTGGGGGAGGGGGATCAGTGAGGTCGGAGCCATACTAATAGTGGCTTATTACCCTAGATCGATAAACGTACTCATAATGGACAGGTTCTGGACGCATGGTCTGAGAGCTGCTAGCGCTACAGCCCTTCCCCTCTTCCTGATGAGCGTCGCAATATTCATTATAGTGAGATACCCGTGGAGGGGGAGGAGATGA
- a CDS encoding isoaspartyl peptidase/L-asparaginase, which translates to MIGTEPVIIVHGGAWAIPDEEVEAHLTGVRKAAELGWKVLMETDNSLDAVERAVILMEDDPTFDAGVGSFLNRDGYVELDASIMDGELNAGAVASVNRVKNPVRLARMIMERTEHLLFVGEGAHRLAESFGMSLIDPRELIVERERRRWEEFRAKGMSSRKAFEKDSTVGAVAIDSKGRLAAALSTGGSPFRMAGRVGDVPVIGAGLYADNRKGAAACSGHGESIIKVVLAKSAVDMLALGLSAMEAARAAIDLLGRVGGRGGIIMIDRDGDLGYYYNTPRMAIAYAKNGVVEALI; encoded by the coding sequence GTGATCGGTACGGAGCCAGTTATAATAGTGCACGGTGGCGCTTGGGCCATACCGGATGAGGAAGTAGAGGCTCATCTTACCGGCGTGAGGAAGGCTGCTGAACTCGGCTGGAAGGTCCTAATGGAGACGGATAACTCATTAGATGCTGTAGAGAGGGCAGTCATTTTGATGGAGGACGACCCGACTTTCGATGCCGGTGTAGGCTCATTCCTCAACAGGGACGGTTACGTTGAATTAGATGCTTCCATAATGGATGGGGAGCTAAATGCTGGCGCCGTCGCCTCAGTTAACAGGGTAAAGAATCCCGTGAGGTTAGCTAGGATGATAATGGAGAGGACTGAGCACTTATTATTTGTGGGCGAGGGAGCCCATAGGCTAGCGGAGAGCTTCGGTATGAGCTTAATAGATCCGAGGGAACTCATAGTCGAGAGGGAGAGGAGGAGGTGGGAGGAGTTCAGAGCGAAAGGGATGTCATCGAGGAAGGCATTCGAGAAGGACTCAACAGTCGGCGCTGTTGCTATAGACTCTAAGGGGAGGCTAGCTGCAGCTCTCTCAACTGGCGGTTCCCCATTCAGGATGGCCGGGAGAGTGGGTGATGTCCCCGTCATAGGTGCGGGCCTATATGCAGATAATAGGAAAGGGGCCGCCGCATGTTCGGGGCACGGGGAGAGCATAATTAAAGTTGTGCTGGCGAAATCAGCTGTAGATATGCTCGCACTCGGTTTGAGCGCTATGGAAGCTGCGAGGGCTGCTATCGACTTGCTCGGTAGAGTCGGGGGTAGGGGAGGCATAATAATGATAGATAGGGACGGGGACCTCGGGTACTATTATAACACGCCGAGGATGGCTATAGCTTACGCGAAGAATGGGGTAGTGGAGGCCCTCATATGA
- the wtpA gene encoding tungstate ABC transporter substrate-binding protein WtpA — MSRGKYYLLILLFISITLLIAYKTLTSVPESSVPSGKTPEKLKIFLAGSLQIPVERITELYRRIDPNLDFQLEASGSVEAIKKVTELGKYADLILVADYSLIPKLMADQADWYVVFATNRLVIAYTESSKYAGEINENNWYRILMRDGVKFGFSDPNRDPCGYRSLISLLLASNLSESPLASELLRGTNIRVIGMEAWVPDPVRGSEKVVIRPKSVELLALLESGVLDYAFEYESVAIQHNLSYVRLPDEIDLGNPELKDFYSHAKVHLGSGEVIEGDAIAYGLTIPKAARNDEALKFTKFLLTEGLNTFEELGQRVMRPPLAYGKVPEELKGIVKEVGG, encoded by the coding sequence ATGAGTCGCGGTAAGTACTACCTCCTGATCCTACTATTCATCTCGATCACTCTCCTGATAGCATACAAGACTCTAACATCCGTTCCCGAGTCTTCAGTTCCCTCAGGCAAAACACCAGAGAAGCTGAAGATATTCCTCGCAGGCTCTCTCCAGATCCCCGTTGAGAGGATAACTGAGCTCTACAGGAGAATCGACCCGAATTTGGATTTTCAACTGGAGGCTAGCGGGAGCGTAGAGGCAATAAAGAAGGTTACGGAGCTCGGGAAATATGCGGATTTGATTTTAGTAGCTGATTACAGCTTGATCCCAAAGCTAATGGCGGATCAGGCTGATTGGTACGTGGTCTTCGCGACCAACAGGCTCGTAATAGCTTACACAGAATCGAGTAAATATGCTGGTGAGATAAATGAGAACAACTGGTATCGGATACTGATGAGGGATGGAGTCAAGTTCGGTTTCTCTGATCCCAATAGGGATCCCTGCGGATACAGGAGCTTGATCTCCCTTCTCCTGGCATCGAATCTGAGTGAATCGCCTCTAGCCTCAGAGCTTCTGAGGGGGACGAACATAAGGGTCATCGGGATGGAAGCTTGGGTCCCCGATCCAGTTCGGGGATCTGAGAAGGTAGTGATCAGGCCTAAGAGTGTTGAACTATTGGCATTACTGGAATCCGGTGTCCTGGACTACGCTTTCGAGTACGAGAGCGTAGCTATCCAGCACAACTTGAGTTACGTGAGGCTGCCTGATGAGATAGATCTCGGAAATCCGGAGCTCAAGGATTTCTACTCTCATGCCAAAGTCCATCTGGGCTCCGGTGAGGTCATAGAGGGTGATGCTATAGCTTACGGGCTCACTATACCTAAGGCAGCGAGGAATGATGAGGCCTTGAAGTTCACGAAGTTCCTCCTCACAGAGGGGCTCAATACCTTCGAGGAGCTCGGTCAGAGGGTCATGAGGCCGCCTCTAGCTTACGGTAAAGTCCCTGAGGAGCTGAAGGGCATAGTTAAGGAGGTTGGAGGATGA
- a CDS encoding Lrp/AsnC ligand binding domain-containing protein: protein MLVILNIYTHLGELDDVVERLMELDEVVDLYEVTGDYDIVAVIEVDSIEEFRSKVLRKLMDLKGVRGTNSFVVLHAHKRGGRILEE from the coding sequence ATGCTAGTGATCCTGAACATATACACGCACTTAGGCGAGCTCGATGATGTAGTCGAGAGGTTGATGGAGCTCGATGAGGTCGTGGACCTCTACGAGGTGACGGGAGATTACGATATAGTAGCTGTGATAGAGGTCGATTCCATCGAGGAGTTCAGGAGCAAGGTGCTCAGGAAGCTGATGGACCTGAAGGGGGTCAGGGGGACTAATAGCTTCGTAGTTCTCCACGCCCATAAGAGAGGAGGGAGGATCTTAGAGGAGTGA
- a CDS encoding LysR family transcriptional regulator has protein sequence MSIDDLEVKLEIKLMRGNSVIMDGLTADLLRAISSSGSILASAKLLGIPYAKAWRMITSLERRIGGKVIRQRRGGAGGGGAELNEIGIKLLNFFEEIEERFGIKKPFRFGGVERSDLVVMGSHDLLLEGILGGLRGKGISVEAHWIGSCGGLLSLSLGEADIAGIHLLDSRSMDYNVPFVRELFPRGVALFRGYEREIGWAYRDRFSIDELISGKLRLANRNKGSGTRILIDRILSELGGCASVRGYRSEYFTHSSACEAVVRGRADVTMTIRPVAESFGLRFSAIGWEKYDFAVKEEILEKEAFIEFLRELTSKKDFSIAGYRFPEDTGARIL, from the coding sequence GTGAGCATAGATGACTTAGAGGTCAAGCTTGAGATAAAGTTGATGAGGGGTAATTCTGTAATAATGGACGGATTGACAGCAGATCTGTTGAGAGCGATATCATCGAGCGGTTCAATATTAGCGTCAGCCAAGCTCCTCGGGATCCCCTATGCGAAGGCCTGGAGGATGATAACGTCCCTAGAGAGGAGGATAGGGGGCAAGGTCATCAGGCAGAGGAGGGGAGGGGCTGGAGGGGGAGGGGCCGAGCTCAATGAGATCGGCATCAAATTACTGAACTTCTTCGAGGAGATAGAGGAGAGATTCGGCATCAAAAAGCCCTTCAGATTTGGGGGAGTTGAGAGAAGTGATCTGGTAGTGATGGGGAGCCACGACCTCCTCCTGGAGGGGATACTGGGAGGCCTCAGGGGGAAGGGGATCAGCGTGGAGGCTCACTGGATAGGCTCTTGCGGGGGCCTCCTCTCACTCTCTTTAGGGGAAGCTGATATCGCGGGCATCCACCTCCTAGATTCGAGGAGCATGGATTACAACGTCCCGTTCGTGAGGGAGCTCTTCCCCAGGGGAGTGGCCCTCTTCAGGGGATATGAGAGGGAGATAGGATGGGCTTATAGGGATCGTTTCTCGATAGATGAACTGATCTCAGGAAAATTGAGGCTAGCTAACAGGAATAAGGGATCGGGGACGAGGATATTGATAGATAGGATCTTGAGTGAGTTAGGCGGATGTGCGTCAGTGAGGGGCTATAGGAGTGAGTACTTCACGCACTCATCAGCTTGCGAGGCTGTTGTCAGGGGGAGGGCCGACGTCACTATGACGATAAGGCCCGTTGCAGAATCCTTCGGCCTGAGATTCTCAGCGATAGGATGGGAGAAGTACGATTTCGCTGTTAAGGAGGAGATATTGGAAAAGGAAGCATTCATTGAATTCCTGAGGGAATTGACCTCTAAAAAGGATTTTAGTATAGCTGGATATCGCTTCCCAGAGGATACCGGAGCTAGAATCCTCTGA
- a CDS encoding magnesium transporter, with translation MLKDRERKFQILRDSMFSLSFDMGGLIAGGLLESFSGLALRTGWSIALYPIVLTGRGALNGIEAARISTGLHLGTVKLTFRGNTKYYYSILASMVTLSLLMSLLMGSLAFIFSGATLEELPIILSTAISSQTIAIILIVPATSLAGHESFKRGLDPDAVVYPISSTVADIWATISYIIALTIAFGPSIINHIIASATVIFTLLVIAIFSREEEFRRTIRESFPTVASVTLISSISGFSLSSARKRIEETPGILTIYPAIIDTLGDCGAIFGSTSTTKLFTGLMEPSLSKIASRINELAQIWIAGLIYYFLYAIIGFSVGGSMRSFAIPLLVYSILFPLISLFTFSLAIVAFRKGLNPDNFIIPLETTMTDTITTVMLSAILSV, from the coding sequence ATGCTCAAAGATCGGGAGAGAAAGTTCCAGATACTCAGGGACTCCATGTTCTCACTGAGCTTCGATATGGGCGGACTCATAGCCGGAGGCCTCCTGGAGAGTTTTTCCGGGCTCGCTCTGAGGACCGGTTGGAGCATAGCCCTCTATCCGATAGTCCTCACTGGCAGAGGGGCTTTGAACGGGATAGAGGCGGCCAGGATAAGCACTGGCCTCCACCTGGGGACCGTGAAGCTCACTTTCAGGGGGAACACTAAATATTATTACTCGATATTGGCATCGATGGTGACGCTCTCCCTATTAATGAGCCTCCTCATGGGATCACTCGCCTTCATATTCTCCGGAGCTACTTTAGAGGAGCTTCCAATCATCTTATCCACAGCGATATCCTCGCAGACCATAGCTATTATTTTGATAGTGCCTGCCACATCATTAGCTGGCCATGAATCCTTCAAGAGGGGTCTGGATCCCGATGCCGTGGTTTATCCGATATCATCCACGGTAGCTGATATATGGGCGACTATCTCCTACATCATAGCCCTCACAATAGCTTTCGGCCCCTCGATCATCAATCATATAATAGCATCAGCCACCGTTATATTCACTCTCTTAGTGATAGCGATCTTCTCTAGGGAGGAGGAGTTCAGGAGGACCATCAGGGAGTCTTTCCCTACAGTGGCCTCTGTGACTCTAATATCCAGCATCTCGGGGTTCTCACTCTCCTCGGCTAGGAAGAGGATAGAGGAAACTCCCGGGATCCTAACGATATATCCGGCGATAATAGATACCTTGGGTGATTGCGGCGCTATATTCGGATCTACCTCAACTACTAAGTTATTCACCGGTTTGATGGAACCTTCCCTCAGCAAGATAGCATCTAGAATTAATGAGTTAGCTCAGATATGGATCGCTGGTCTCATATACTACTTCCTATACGCTATCATAGGCTTCTCAGTGGGAGGGAGCATGAGGTCATTCGCTATACCCCTGCTAGTCTACTCGATCCTCTTCCCCCTAATATCCTTATTCACCTTCTCCCTGGCGATAGTAGCTTTCAGGAAGGGGCTTAATCCGGATAACTTCATAATACCCCTGGAGACCACTATGACTGACACTATCACGACAGTAATGCTTTCAGCAATACTCTCAGTCTAG